Proteins from a single region of Methanotorris igneus Kol 5:
- a CDS encoding IS607 family transposase, with amino-acid sequence MSLERLYTMKEACELLGVHIKTLQRWDREGKIKCVRTVGGKRRVPESEIKRILGIKDKEQRKIIGYARVSSNTQKDDLERQIDAIKSYAKDRDWNIEILKDVGSGLSEKRKNYRKLLKMVINREVEKVIIAYPDRLTRFGFETLKEFFKSYGTEVIVINKKCKAPQEELVEDLITIISYFARKLYGMRSHKYKKLIKTVKEIVGENNAK; translated from the coding sequence ATGAGTTTAGAAAGACTATATACGATGAAGGAAGCTTGTGAATTGTTAGGAGTTCATATAAAAACACTGCAAAGATGGGATAGAGAGGGAAAGATAAAGTGTGTTAGAACTGTGGGGGGAAAGAGGAGGGTTCCAGAGAGTGAAATAAAACGAATATTAGGAATTAAAGATAAAGAACAAAGAAAAATTATCGGCTATGCAAGGGTTTCATCTAACACACAAAAAGACGATTTAGAAAGGCAAATAGACGCGATAAAATCATACGCAAAAGATAGGGACTGGAATATAGAGATATTAAAAGATGTTGGTAGTGGATTAAGCGAAAAAAGAAAAAACTACAGAAAACTTTTAAAAATGGTTATAAACCGGGAGGTTGAGAAAGTAATAATTGCCTATCCAGATAGATTGACAAGATTTGGCTTTGAAACATTAAAAGAATTCTTTAAATCTTACGGAACGGAGGTAATCGTTATTAATAAGAAATGTAAGGCTCCACAAGAAGAGTTAGTAGAAGATTTAATAACCATTATCTCCTATTTCGCAAGAAAATTATACGGAATGCGTTCCCACAAATATAAAAAACTTATAAAGACAGTTAAAGAAATTGTGGGCGAGAATAATGCAAAATAA
- a CDS encoding RNA-guided endonuclease InsQ/TnpB family protein: MQNKNKLPSEIVLTYKIKHNYDLKNLLDGFMSTSQKAVDIIWENINWKEKQVKHRFKSKNKYKYYTTTRLIPEIPKDKDFKRELRNYLLNGWNFASHYVDGAIKVAYSTIESWKSNYLDGKRKRNKPTFKRPFVRVKNTLIKYDKENGTIRITIKARREYLILDIKNEWFFEKIKGFDIGEIILKDSEALITFKKPLNIFDKKVVIGVDSNLKSLDLFHPEEGWIRIDLSELRRIKNVYDVIIDKLKSIYKKAPKRISILLKKYYNRRKNRVEDFINKLTSQLSKLFPDAIFIFEDLDKPNMYKNSNFNRDLDRTSWREIAKKLEYKSIVFYVNPHYTSKTCPICGSKMESQEGQVVKCEKCGVFNRQFVGSFNIFKRGVKLVKKLLGGVGVLPERSDGNLKTVRFLCPWLGWRSMIYSPMNPEES, translated from the coding sequence ATGCAAAATAAAAACAAACTTCCATCCGAAATCGTATTAACTTACAAGATTAAACATAATTACGATTTAAAAAACTTGTTAGATGGATTTATGAGTACCTCTCAGAAAGCAGTTGATATTATCTGGGAAAATATCAACTGGAAAGAAAAACAAGTTAAACATCGATTTAAATCTAAAAATAAATACAAATACTACACAACCACCCGATTAATCCCAGAAATTCCAAAAGATAAGGATTTCAAAAGAGAACTAAGAAATTATTTACTAAATGGATGGAATTTTGCTTCTCATTATGTTGATGGAGCTATTAAAGTGGCTTATTCAACAATAGAGAGTTGGAAATCGAATTATTTAGATGGTAAAAGAAAAAGAAATAAACCGACATTTAAAAGACCTTTTGTTAGAGTTAAAAATACCCTAATAAAATACGATAAAGAAAATGGAACGATAAGGATAACGATAAAAGCGAGGAGAGAGTATTTAATCTTAGATATTAAAAATGAATGGTTTTTCGAAAAAATTAAAGGTTTTGACATTGGAGAGATAATATTAAAAGACAGTGAAGCATTAATAACCTTTAAAAAACCTTTAAATATATTTGATAAAAAAGTCGTTATCGGTGTAGATAGCAATCTAAAATCCTTAGATTTATTCCATCCAGAAGAAGGGTGGATTAGAATTGATTTATCTGAACTGCGTAGAATAAAGAATGTTTATGATGTTATTATCGATAAGTTAAAGTCGATTTATAAAAAAGCCCCAAAAAGAATCAGTATCTTGCTAAAAAAGTATTATAATAGGAGAAAAAATCGAGTTGAAGATTTTATTAACAAATTAACCTCCCAATTGTCAAAGCTTTTCCCAGATGCAATTTTTATCTTTGAGGATTTGGATAAGCCCAATATGTATAAAAATTCGAACTTTAACAGAGATTTAGATAGAACGAGTTGGAGAGAGATAGCGAAAAAGTTAGAGTATAAGAGTATTGTTTTTTACGTTAATCCTCACTATACTTCAAAAACCTGTCCTATATGCGGGAGTAAAATGGAGTCCCAAGAGGGACAGGTTGTAAAATGTGAAAAATGTGGAGTTTTCAATAGGCAGTTCGTCGGCTCTTTTAATATCTTTAAAAGAGGAGTTAAATTAGTTAAAAAACTCTTAGGCGGAGTTGGGGTTCTCCCGGAGCGAAGCGACGGGAACTTAAAAACCGTTAGGTTTTTATGTCCGTGGCTGGGGTGGAGGTCGATGATTTACTCTCCAATGAACCCAGAGGAGAGTTGA
- a CDS encoding COG1361 S-layer family protein — translation MLKKIFFILMIAIFVANTYALTIDNPQYRVDRSTPTDKYPNVIHPGDDVDVWFKITNDYDYNLKDITVTIKPYYPFEIKQVNPTKGVAKISHLNSGESDIVHFRLHVDENACSQDYKICVNVVATEYDKKEIINKINISKIYYLPVYGVANFEVFLDNYSITQSKLKDIKIIIKNMGTGIAKDTSVRLVGNENVDVVGPTQFYLGTIYPKGSVGIFTKIYAKNDIKDGVYPIYVSIFWIGEDGVLYNTTIPINIRVTIKPYNNSIFIYLDGCKYVDGKYEIDIGVANRGSIPLRHCVLTIKGLKLDRNVNYIGDLDEDDYEVVSFTTDKAINKTTEITTLLSYFDDYHNEYKVIKKLVVYPKKVEKSNNLLVYYIFGVIVVLILLYMVLKKIRKKEEFGA, via the coding sequence ATGTTAAAAAAGATATTCTTTATTTTAATGATTGCCATATTTGTTGCAAATACCTACGCATTAACAATAGATAACCCGCAGTATAGGGTTGATAGATCAACTCCCACAGACAAATACCCAAATGTCATTCATCCTGGGGATGATGTAGATGTGTGGTTTAAAATAACAAATGACTATGACTACAACTTAAAGGATATAACTGTTACTATAAAACCCTATTATCCATTTGAGATAAAGCAAGTTAATCCAACAAAAGGTGTTGCTAAAATCTCACATCTAAACTCTGGAGAGAGTGATATAGTACATTTTAGGCTTCATGTGGATGAAAACGCATGTTCTCAGGATTATAAGATATGTGTAAATGTTGTGGCAACTGAATATGACAAAAAAGAAATAATAAACAAAATAAATATATCAAAAATCTATTACCTTCCAGTTTATGGTGTTGCCAACTTTGAGGTTTTCTTGGATAATTATTCAATAACCCAATCAAAATTAAAAGATATCAAAATCATCATAAAAAACATGGGTACGGGCATTGCAAAGGATACATCTGTTAGGTTGGTAGGGAATGAGAATGTTGATGTTGTAGGACCAACACAATTCTACTTAGGAACCATCTACCCTAAAGGAAGTGTGGGAATTTTTACCAAAATATATGCAAAAAATGATATTAAAGATGGAGTATATCCAATATATGTATCAATTTTTTGGATTGGAGAGGATGGGGTTTTATATAACACAACAATACCAATAAACATAAGAGTTACAATTAAACCATACAACAACAGTATCTTCATATATCTTGATGGATGTAAATATGTTGATGGAAAATATGAGATTGATATAGGCGTGGCAAATAGAGGATCAATCCCTTTAAGACATTGTGTTTTGACAATTAAAGGATTAAAATTAGATAGAAATGTTAATTATATTGGAGATTTGGATGAAGATGACTATGAAGTAGTTTCCTTTACAACAGATAAGGCAATAAATAAAACCACAGAAATAACAACCTTGTTATCTTACTTTGATGATTATCACAATGAATATAAAGTTATTAAAAAGTTGGTTGTATATCCAAAAAAAGTAGAAAAATCAAATAATTTATTGGTTTATTATATCTTTGGAGTAATAGTGGTTTTAATTTTACTCTATATGGTTCTTAAAAAAATCAGGAAAAAAGAGGAATTTGGTGCATAA
- the trmY gene encoding tRNA (pseudouridine(54)-N(1))-methyltransferase TrmY gives MREFIFKANKTITSSNINLKDLPGSCGRLDLVCRCVSSAFFLSHDIRRDVIFYAVFYGEPNPPVALKFVGNELKKVSPDERNIAIFIKKALKKFEETPENKKTEWTESTPGIYVAKKEFRDIILEKKNEGKRILYLHKEGKDFENVKINENEDVMFVLGDHIGIGEEDEKFLEDIGAEKVSLSPLELHADHCIVIVHNILDKRFKK, from the coding sequence TTGAGAGAATTTATTTTTAAGGCAAATAAAACAATAACCTCCTCAAACATAAATTTAAAAGACCTTCCAGGAAGTTGTGGGAGGTTAGATTTGGTTTGTAGATGTGTAAGTAGCGCGTTCTTTTTGTCCCATGACATTAGGAGAGATGTTATTTTCTATGCCGTTTTTTATGGAGAGCCAAATCCACCAGTGGCATTGAAGTTTGTTGGAAATGAATTAAAAAAAGTTTCCCCAGATGAGAGAAATATAGCCATATTTATAAAAAAGGCACTAAAAAAATTTGAAGAAACCCCCGAAAATAAAAAAACTGAATGGACAGAGTCCACACCAGGAATTTATGTTGCTAAAAAAGAGTTTAGAGATATCATTTTGGAGAAAAAGAATGAAGGAAAAAGAATTTTATATTTGCATAAAGAGGGAAAAGATTTTGAAAATGTTAAGATTAACGAAAATGAAGACGTTATGTTTGTTTTGGGGGATCATATTGGTATTGGGGAAGAGGATGAGAAATTTTTGGAAGATATCGGAGCAGAAAAGGTCTCTTTATCTCCATTGGAACTGCATGCAGACCACTGCATAGTTATAGTTCATAACATTTTAGATAAAAGATTTAAAAAATAA
- a CDS encoding AzlD domain-containing protein: MKHYLAILVVSIGTYLMRLLPIIFNKRFKKLKGVNEFFAYSSSAIISALFVTSLVSFPIKLESLSISIIALIFVFLSYKKWENFGISILIGVIVHLILNVILR, translated from the coding sequence ATGAAACATTATTTAGCAATATTGGTTGTCTCAATTGGGACATATTTAATGAGATTGTTGCCAATAATATTTAATAAAAGATTTAAAAAATTAAAAGGTGTTAATGAATTTTTTGCCTATTCATCATCTGCCATTATTTCTGCACTTTTTGTTACTTCGTTAGTGTCTTTTCCAATTAAGTTGGAAAGTTTAAGTATAAGTATAATTGCTTTAATATTTGTATTCCTATCATATAAAAAATGGGAAAATTTTGGAATTTCAATATTAATTGGAGTGATTGTTCATTTAATACTAAATGTAATTTTGAGGTGA
- a CDS encoding AzlC family ABC transporter permease gives MFKRGLIGSFPIAIGYLPVAITFGVSALALGFSKVEILLMSCLIFAGASQFALISLLPYSVIDAVSVALILNLRHIIYGYLISQKFELKKQFITAFGLTDEVFASSIVSKEKDEKYILGLEVGSYLSWILGTLVGIFGGDILLSNEIIAPSLLFSLTALYFILLIPNIKKLGSSAIVGGVVALVFYYFGYPSIGILVAGILSPLVVLKIK, from the coding sequence ATGTTTAAAAGAGGGTTAATTGGGAGTTTTCCAATTGCTATTGGTTATTTACCAGTTGCCATTACTTTTGGTGTCTCTGCATTGGCTTTGGGGTTTAGTAAGGTTGAGATATTGCTCATGTCATGCTTAATATTCGCAGGGGCGAGTCAGTTTGCTTTAATTTCTCTATTACCTTATTCAGTTATTGATGCGGTATCTGTTGCCTTAATTTTAAACTTAAGACATATAATTTATGGCTATCTCATTTCCCAGAAGTTTGAGTTAAAAAAGCAGTTTATAACTGCATTTGGGTTGACAGATGAGGTTTTTGCCTCTTCCATAGTCTCAAAGGAAAAGGATGAAAAATATATATTAGGTTTGGAGGTTGGGAGTTATTTGTCATGGATTTTGGGGACATTGGTGGGAATTTTTGGAGGAGATATTTTATTATCCAATGAAATTATCGCCCCTTCTTTGTTATTTTCATTAACGGCATTGTATTTCATCTTATTAATCCCAAATATTAAAAAATTAGGTTCATCGGCAATAGTTGGAGGAGTTGTTGCATTGGTGTTTTATTATTTTGGTTATCCATCAATTGGTATATTGGTTGCGGGCATTTTAAGCCCGTTGGTAGTGTTAAAAATAAAATAA
- a CDS encoding helix-turn-helix domain-containing protein produces the protein MCDIMNNNISKIIGEKISKLRKEKRISLSKLAELAKISKSTLSSIESGNANPTISTLWAIADALNVSFGELLPKEFNEVDEFGITIKLIEQSEGKPKIEVYLMKLKPNSVREAKPHKKGVIEKVLVIKGKMVVGSKSSPKCLKVGEEIEFCGDVPHIYKALDEEVSAIVVVIYPPMEIVKIKSLF, from the coding sequence GAACAACAACATCTCAAAAATTATTGGAGAGAAGATATCAAAATTAAGAAAAGAGAAAAGAATATCATTATCCAAACTTGCAGAACTTGCTAAAATCTCAAAATCAACGTTATCAAGCATAGAATCTGGAAATGCAAATCCAACAATTTCAACGCTATGGGCAATAGCAGATGCATTAAATGTTTCTTTTGGAGAGTTACTACCAAAAGAATTTAATGAAGTCGATGAATTTGGGATAACTATTAAACTAATAGAGCAATCAGAAGGAAAACCAAAAATTGAGGTTTATTTAATGAAATTAAAGCCAAATAGTGTTAGAGAAGCAAAACCGCACAAAAAAGGAGTTATTGAGAAAGTTTTGGTTATTAAGGGAAAGATGGTTGTTGGCTCTAAAAGTTCTCCAAAATGTTTGAAGGTTGGGGAAGAGATTGAATTTTGTGGAGATGTTCCACATATCTATAAGGCATTGGATGAGGAGGTTTCAGCAATTGTTGTGGTGATTTATCCTCCAATGGAAATTGTGAAAATTAAAAGTTTATTTTAG